A section of the Rhizobium sp. BG4 genome encodes:
- a CDS encoding YicC/YloC family endoribonuclease: protein MALQSMTGFARREGTSGRWRWAWELRSVNGKGLDLRLRLPPGLERMEVDVRRMAGETFSRGNMQANLSVSAGENRFETVLNQDALATVLALRDQLAGIIDPEPLKLDTLLSIRGLVEFRESEDSEDALAARDADVVSGLVGALADLKLMREQEGAALSRVLLDHVSTIERLTQTIERDPSRSPQEIAERLKTQVAMLLDGTAALDRDRLHAEAALLATKADLREEIDRLKAHVAAARELLAKGGPVGRKLDFLAQEFNRESNTICSKSNASAVTAAGIELKVVIDQFREQVQNLE, encoded by the coding sequence ATGGCTTTGCAGTCCATGACCGGTTTTGCACGGCGTGAGGGAACGAGCGGCCGTTGGCGTTGGGCATGGGAACTGCGCTCGGTCAACGGCAAGGGTCTCGACCTGCGCCTGCGCCTGCCGCCCGGCCTGGAGCGGATGGAGGTGGACGTGCGCCGCATGGCGGGCGAAACCTTCAGCCGCGGCAACATGCAGGCGAACCTCTCGGTTTCTGCCGGCGAGAACCGCTTCGAAACAGTTCTCAATCAGGATGCGCTGGCGACCGTTCTTGCCCTGCGCGACCAGCTGGCAGGCATCATCGATCCGGAGCCGCTGAAGCTCGACACGCTGTTGTCGATCCGCGGCCTCGTGGAGTTCCGCGAGAGCGAAGACAGCGAAGACGCACTCGCTGCCCGTGATGCCGATGTCGTCAGCGGCCTCGTCGGCGCGCTTGCCGATCTGAAGCTGATGCGCGAGCAGGAGGGGGCGGCTCTGTCGCGCGTACTCCTCGACCATGTCTCGACCATCGAAAGGCTGACGCAGACCATCGAGCGCGACCCTTCGCGTTCGCCGCAGGAGATCGCCGAGCGCCTGAAGACGCAGGTGGCGATGCTGCTCGATGGCACCGCAGCGCTCGATCGCGATCGCCTTCATGCTGAGGCGGCGCTGCTTGCCACCAAGGCTGATCTTCGCGAGGAAATCGACCGGCTGAAGGCGCATGTCGCCGCTGCCCGCGAATTGCTGGCAAAAGGCGGCCCTGTCGGCCGCAAGCTGGATTTCCTTGCACAGGAATTTAACCGGGAATCGAATACCATCTGTTCGAAATCGAATGCCTCGGCCGTGACCGCCGCCGGCATTGAACTGAAAGTCGTCATCGACCAGTTCCGCGAACAGGTCCAGAATCTGGAGTGA
- a CDS encoding acyl carrier protein has protein sequence MSDIAERVKKIVIDHLGVDADKVVEGASFIDDLGADSLDTVELVMAFEEEFGVEIPDDAADSILTVGDAVKFIEKAQA, from the coding sequence ATGAGCGATATCGCAGAACGCGTAAAGAAAATTGTTATTGATCATCTTGGCGTCGATGCCGACAAGGTTGTCGAAGGCGCAAGCTTTATCGACGATCTGGGCGCAGACTCGCTCGACACCGTCGAACTGGTCATGGCGTTCGAAGAAGAATTCGGCGTTGAAATTCCTGACGACGCAGCTGACTCGATCCTGACCGTCGGCGACGCAGTCAAGTTCATCGAAAAGGCCCAGGCTTAA
- the fabD gene encoding ACP S-malonyltransferase, whose amino-acid sequence MTVAFTFPGQGSQAVGMGKELAENFAEARAVFDEVDEALGEKLSSIMFEGPEETLTLTANAQPALMAVSMAVIRVLQAKGLDLKSKVSYVAGHSLGEYSALCAAGTFSLADTARLLRIRGNAMQAAVPVGVGAMAAIIGLEQADVIAVCEEASALGSVQIANDNGGGQLVISGEKAAVEKAAALATDKGAKRAILLPVSAPFHSTLMAPAADAMREALAGVAKSNPIVPVIANVRAAPVSDADEIAKLLVEQVTGQVRWRETVEWFAANNVTTLYELGSGKVLTGLARRIDKTVNGIAVNTAADIDAAVAALMA is encoded by the coding sequence ATGACGGTCGCTTTTACATTTCCGGGCCAAGGCAGCCAGGCTGTCGGCATGGGCAAGGAGCTTGCCGAAAACTTCGCCGAAGCCCGCGCTGTCTTCGATGAAGTCGACGAGGCGCTCGGCGAAAAGCTGTCCTCCATCATGTTCGAAGGTCCCGAAGAGACGCTGACGCTGACGGCGAACGCCCAGCCGGCGCTGATGGCCGTCTCCATGGCCGTCATTCGCGTTCTGCAGGCCAAGGGCCTCGATCTCAAGTCCAAGGTTTCCTATGTCGCCGGCCATTCGCTCGGCGAATATTCCGCACTCTGCGCTGCCGGCACCTTCTCGCTCGCCGATACCGCCCGTCTTCTGCGCATCCGCGGCAATGCCATGCAGGCAGCCGTTCCGGTCGGCGTCGGGGCCATGGCCGCGATCATCGGCCTCGAGCAGGCTGACGTCATCGCCGTCTGCGAAGAGGCGTCCGCCCTCGGTTCGGTCCAGATCGCCAACGACAATGGCGGCGGTCAGCTGGTCATCTCCGGCGAGAAGGCAGCCGTCGAAAAGGCTGCGGCGCTCGCGACCGACAAGGGCGCCAAGCGCGCCATCCTGCTGCCGGTCTCCGCGCCCTTCCATTCAACGTTGATGGCGCCGGCCGCAGACGCGATGCGTGAAGCGCTCGCCGGCGTTGCCAAGTCCAATCCGATCGTTCCCGTCATCGCCAATGTCCGCGCTGCACCGGTCAGCGATGCAGACGAGATTGCCAAGCTTCTCGTCGAGCAGGTCACCGGCCAGGTCCGCTGGCGCGAGACGGTCGAATGGTTCGCCGCAAATAACGTCACGACGCTCTACGAGCTCGGCTCCGGCAAGGTGCTGACGGGCCTCGCGCGCCGCATCGACAAGACGGTCAATGGCATTGCAGTCAATACGGCCGCCGATATCGACGCAGCCGTCGCCGCCCTCATGGCCTGA
- the fabF gene encoding beta-ketoacyl-ACP synthase II, whose amino-acid sequence MRRVVITGTGMVSPLGCGTEITWKRLLEGKNGARLVTEFEVEDLPAKIACRIPVGDGTEGTFNPDDWMEPKEQRKVDPFIIYGMAAADMALKDANWHPQTDEDQIATGVLIGSGIGGIEGIVEAGYTLRDKGPRRISPFFIPGRLINLVSGQVSIRHKLRGPNHSVVTACSTGAHAIGDAARLIALGDADVMVAGGTESPVSRISLAGFAACKALSTQHNDDPTKASRPYDKDRDGFVMGEGAGIVVLEELEHALARGAKIYAEVVGYGLSGDAYHITAPSEDGEGAQRCMAMALKRAGLTPADIDYINAHGTSTMADTIELGAVERLVGNAASKISMSSTKSATGHLLGAAGAIEAIFTTLAIRDNVAPPTLNLDNPERETAIDLVPHKARQREINVALSNSFGFGGTNASLVLRRYAA is encoded by the coding sequence ATGAGACGGGTCGTTATCACCGGTACCGGTATGGTATCACCCTTGGGATGCGGAACTGAAATCACCTGGAAGCGTCTGCTCGAAGGCAAGAACGGTGCCCGCCTCGTAACCGAGTTCGAAGTCGAAGATCTTCCCGCCAAGATCGCCTGCCGCATTCCCGTCGGTGACGGCACCGAAGGCACCTTCAATCCCGATGACTGGATGGAGCCGAAGGAACAGCGCAAGGTCGATCCCTTCATCATCTACGGCATGGCTGCGGCCGACATGGCGCTGAAGGATGCAAACTGGCATCCACAGACCGACGAGGACCAGATCGCCACCGGCGTGCTGATCGGTTCCGGCATCGGTGGCATCGAGGGCATCGTCGAAGCGGGCTATACGCTGCGCGACAAGGGCCCGCGCCGCATCTCTCCATTCTTCATTCCCGGCCGCCTGATCAACCTGGTCTCCGGCCAGGTATCGATCCGCCACAAGCTGCGCGGCCCGAACCACTCCGTCGTCACCGCCTGCTCGACCGGCGCGCACGCCATCGGCGATGCTGCCCGTCTGATCGCACTCGGCGATGCCGATGTCATGGTTGCCGGCGGTACCGAATCCCCGGTCAGCCGCATTTCGCTCGCGGGCTTTGCCGCCTGCAAGGCGCTGTCGACCCAGCACAACGACGACCCGACCAAGGCTTCGCGTCCCTACGACAAGGACCGTGACGGCTTCGTCATGGGCGAGGGCGCCGGCATCGTCGTTCTCGAAGAGCTGGAACATGCGCTGGCGCGCGGCGCCAAGATCTATGCCGAAGTCGTCGGCTATGGTCTGTCGGGCGACGCCTATCACATCACCGCACCGTCGGAAGACGGCGAAGGCGCACAGCGCTGCATGGCGATGGCGCTGAAGCGCGCCGGCCTGACGCCTGCCGATATCGACTACATCAACGCCCACGGCACCTCGACCATGGCCGACACGATCGAGCTCGGCGCCGTCGAGCGCCTCGTCGGCAATGCCGCTTCGAAGATCTCGATGTCGTCCACCAAGTCGGCAACGGGTCACCTTCTCGGTGCCGCAGGCGCTATCGAAGCGATCTTCACGACGCTGGCGATCCGCGACAACGTCGCCCCGCCGACGCTGAACCTCGACAACCCCGAGCGCGAAACGGCCATCGATCTCGTTCCGCACAAGGCTCGTCAGCGGGAAATCAATGTGGCACTGTCGAATTCCTTCGGATTCGGCGGTACCAACGCATCGCTGGTTCTGCGCCGCTACGCCGCCTAA
- a CDS encoding aldo/keto reductase, with amino-acid sequence MKFNKLGRTDISVSQICLGTMTWGSQNSEAEAHAQMDYAVEKGVNFFDTAELYPTTPLSSETYGHTEEFIGSWFAKTGKRKDIVLATKVAGHGRSYIRGGEGADAKNIKLAVEASLKRLKTDYIDLYQIHWPNRGHFHFRQNWHYDPFKQDRAKAVANILDILEATDILVKEGKVRALGLSNETTWGIQKYLTLSEQKGLPRVASVQNEYNLLYRHFDLDLAELSHHEDVGLLAYSPLAAGILSGKYQSGVKPEGSRASINGDLGGRLQPLQEAPTKAYIEIAANHGLDPSAMALAFCLTRRFMASVIIGATTIEQLTTDLSSVDVKLSGDVLAEIEKVHRQYPMPL; translated from the coding sequence ATGAAGTTCAACAAATTAGGCCGTACAGACATATCGGTTTCGCAAATCTGCCTCGGCACCATGACCTGGGGCTCGCAGAACAGCGAGGCAGAAGCCCACGCGCAGATGGATTACGCCGTCGAAAAGGGCGTGAACTTCTTCGACACCGCCGAACTCTATCCGACGACGCCGCTTTCCTCGGAAACCTACGGCCACACCGAAGAATTCATCGGCAGCTGGTTCGCAAAGACCGGCAAGCGCAAGGACATCGTGCTGGCGACCAAGGTAGCCGGCCACGGGCGCTCCTACATCCGCGGCGGCGAAGGCGCCGATGCCAAGAACATCAAGCTTGCCGTCGAAGCCAGCCTCAAGCGCCTGAAGACCGACTATATCGACCTCTACCAGATCCACTGGCCGAACCGTGGCCATTTCCATTTCCGCCAGAACTGGCACTACGACCCCTTCAAGCAGGACCGCGCCAAAGCCGTCGCCAACATTCTCGATATTCTTGAGGCGACGGATATCCTGGTGAAGGAAGGCAAGGTGCGCGCGCTCGGTCTCTCCAACGAGACGACCTGGGGCATCCAGAAGTACCTGACGCTCTCGGAGCAGAAGGGCCTGCCGCGCGTCGCCAGCGTCCAGAACGAATATAACCTCCTCTATCGTCACTTCGATCTGGATCTCGCCGAACTCTCGCATCACGAAGATGTCGGCCTGCTCGCCTATTCGCCGCTCGCCGCCGGCATTCTCTCCGGCAAGTATCAGAGTGGCGTGAAGCCTGAGGGATCGCGCGCCTCGATCAACGGCGACCTCGGCGGCCGCCTGCAGCCGCTGCAGGAAGCACCGACCAAGGCCTATATCGAGATCGCCGCCAACCACGGCCTCGACCCCTCGGCCATGGCACTCGCCTTCTGCCTCACCCGCCGCTTCATGGCCTCGGTGATCATCGGCGCGACGACGATAGAACAGCTGACGACCGATCTCAGCTCGGTCGATGTGAAGCTGTCGGGCGACGTGCTTGCCGAGATCGAGAAGGTCCACCGGCAGTATCCGATGCCGCTTTGA
- the mltG gene encoding endolytic transglycosylase MltG, translating to MSDTNQSNETPGQGEQQAQNGRIIPKSPTEALRPERVPEPPKRSKKARSQVVIFLNFVMTLVVLGCAAAVFAFYYAISSYQDPGPLETNTNFIVRSGAGLSEISSNLERNNIISDARIFRYLTATHLNEGESLKAGEYEIKAKASMNDIMELLKSGKSILYSISFPEGLTVRQMFNRMNEDQVLEGELPTVLPAEGSLRPDTYKFSRGTKRGEIVDQMAAAQTKLVEQIWDKRDPALQLKSKEELVALASIVEKETGVPDERAHVASVFLNRLGKGMRLQSDPTIIYGLFGGDGKPADRPIYQSDLKKDTPFNTYIIKGLPPTPIANPGRDALEAVANPWKTEDLYFVADGTGGHVFAATLDDHNANVRRWRKLEADKGADPNIAVDGQPEAQADAPAAQKKKKTN from the coding sequence GTGAGCGACACGAACCAGAGCAACGAAACGCCGGGTCAGGGCGAGCAGCAGGCACAGAACGGCCGGATCATTCCGAAATCGCCGACTGAAGCGCTGCGCCCGGAACGCGTTCCGGAGCCGCCGAAGCGCTCCAAGAAGGCGCGCAGCCAGGTCGTGATCTTCCTCAATTTCGTGATGACGCTGGTGGTGCTCGGCTGCGCCGCGGCGGTCTTTGCCTTCTACTACGCGATCTCGAGCTATCAGGATCCGGGCCCGCTCGAGACGAACACCAACTTCATCGTTCGCAGCGGCGCCGGTCTCTCCGAGATTTCGAGCAATCTCGAGCGCAACAACATCATCTCCGACGCCCGCATCTTCCGCTATCTGACGGCCACCCATCTGAACGAAGGCGAAAGCCTGAAGGCTGGTGAATACGAGATCAAGGCCAAGGCTTCCATGAACGACATCATGGAGCTGCTGAAGTCGGGCAAGTCGATCCTCTATTCGATTTCCTTCCCTGAGGGCCTGACGGTCCGCCAGATGTTCAATCGCATGAACGAGGACCAGGTTCTGGAAGGCGAGCTGCCGACCGTGCTTCCTGCTGAAGGCAGCCTGCGGCCGGATACATACAAGTTCTCGCGCGGCACTAAGCGCGGCGAGATCGTCGACCAGATGGCAGCCGCCCAGACCAAGCTCGTCGAGCAGATCTGGGACAAGCGCGATCCGGCGCTTCAGCTGAAGTCGAAGGAAGAGCTGGTGGCACTCGCCTCGATCGTCGAGAAGGAAACCGGCGTGCCGGACGAGCGCGCCCATGTCGCCTCCGTCTTCCTCAACCGTCTCGGCAAGGGCATGCGCCTGCAGTCGGATCCGACGATCATTTACGGCCTCTTCGGCGGCGACGGCAAGCCGGCTGACCGGCCGATCTATCAGTCGGACCTGAAGAAGGACACGCCCTTCAACACCTATATCATCAAGGGCCTGCCGCCGACGCCGATTGCCAATCCGGGCCGCGATGCGCTGGAAGCCGTGGCTAACCCTTGGAAGACCGAGGACCTCTATTTCGTTGCCGACGGCACCGGCGGCCACGTCTTCGCGGCCACCCTCGACGACCACAATGCCAATGTCAGGCGCTGGCGCAAGCTGGAAGCCGACAAGGGCGCCGATCCGAATATCGCGGTGGACGGCCAGCCCGAAGCACAGGCGGATGCGCCTGCCGCCCAGAAGAAAAAGAAGACCAACTGA
- the rpsF gene encoding 30S ribosomal protein S6, giving the protein MALYEHVFLARQDISAQQVDALVEQYKGVIEANGGKVGRVENWGLKSLTYRIKKNRKAHYVLVDIDAPAAAIQEMERQMRISEDVLRYMTIAVEKHEEGPSAMMQKRDRDDRGPREGGDRGPRREFGDRPPRRDGDFQRGPRPDRAPREDRA; this is encoded by the coding sequence ATGGCTCTTTATGAACATGTATTCCTTGCCCGGCAGGATATTTCCGCTCAGCAGGTCGACGCCCTCGTAGAACAGTACAAGGGTGTGATCGAAGCTAACGGCGGTAAGGTCGGGCGCGTCGAAAACTGGGGCCTCAAGTCCCTCACGTACCGCATCAAGAAGAACCGCAAGGCACATTACGTCCTCGTGGACATCGATGCACCGGCAGCTGCGATCCAGGAAATGGAACGTCAGATGCGCATCAGCGAAGACGTCCTGCGCTACATGACGATCGCTGTTGAAAAGCACGAAGAAGGCCCGTCTGCCATGATGCAGAAGCGCGACCGCGACGACCGCGGCCCGCGTGAAGGTGGCGACCGTGGCCCGCGCCGCGAGTTCGGTGACCGTCCGCCGCGCCGTGACGGCGACTTCCAGCGTGGCCCGCGTCCTGATCGCGCTCCCCGCGAAGACCGTGCATAA
- the fabG gene encoding 3-oxoacyl-[acyl-carrier-protein] reductase, producing MLDLTGRKALVTGASGGIGEEIARILHKQGAIVGLHGTRVEKLEALAADLGDRVKIFPANLSNRDEVKALGAKAEEELGGVDILVNNAGITKDGLFVRMSDEDWDAVIEVNLTSMFLLTRELTHPMMRRRFGRIINITSIVGVTGNPGQANYCASKAGMIGFTKSLAQEIATRNVTVNCVAPGFIESAMTGKLNDKQKDAIMGAIPMKRMGTGAEVASAVTYLASNEAAYMTGQTLHVNGGMAMI from the coding sequence ATGCTCGATCTTACCGGCCGCAAGGCTCTCGTCACAGGCGCATCCGGCGGCATCGGCGAGGAAATCGCCCGTATCCTCCACAAGCAGGGTGCCATCGTCGGCCTGCACGGCACGCGCGTCGAAAAGCTCGAAGCGCTGGCCGCCGATCTCGGCGACCGCGTCAAGATCTTCCCGGCGAACCTGTCGAACCGTGACGAAGTCAAGGCGCTCGGCGCCAAGGCCGAAGAAGAGCTCGGCGGCGTCGATATTCTCGTCAACAATGCCGGCATCACCAAGGATGGCCTCTTCGTTCGCATGAGCGACGAGGACTGGGACGCCGTCATCGAAGTCAACCTGACCTCGATGTTCCTGCTGACCCGCGAGCTGACCCATCCGATGATGCGTCGCCGCTTCGGCCGCATCATCAACATCACGTCGATCGTCGGCGTCACCGGCAATCCGGGCCAGGCAAACTACTGTGCTTCCAAGGCCGGCATGATCGGCTTCACCAAGTCGCTGGCGCAGGAGATCGCCACCCGCAACGTCACCGTCAACTGCGTCGCCCCCGGCTTCATCGAGTCTGCCATGACCGGCAAGCTGAACGACAAGCAGAAGGACGCGATCATGGGCGCGATCCCGATGAAGCGCATGGGCACGGGCGCCGAAGTTGCTTCTGCCGTTACCTATCTCGCTTCCAACGAAGCAGCCTACATGACGGGCCAGACGCTGCACGTAAACGGCGGCATGGCCATGATCTGA
- the rsmA gene encoding 16S rRNA (adenine(1518)-N(6)/adenine(1519)-N(6))-dimethyltransferase RsmA: protein MAALDGLPALRDVIQRHGLDARKALGQNFLLDLNLTQKVARTAGSLENATVFEVGPGPGGLTRAILALGAKKVIAVERDPRCLPALAEIADHYPGRLEVIEGDALKTDFEAMAPAGPVKIIANLPYNVGTQLLVNWLLPKQWPPFWESLTLMFQKEVGERIVAEQDDDHYGRLGVLAGWRTQAHMAFDISPQAFTPPPKVTSTVVHLTPRENPIPCSVANLERVTHAAFGQRRKMLRQSLKPIGGEALLQKAGIDPQRRAETLSVDEFCLLANSL from the coding sequence ATGGCTGCACTCGATGGCCTGCCGGCGCTGCGCGACGTCATCCAGCGTCACGGGCTCGACGCCCGCAAGGCGCTCGGACAGAACTTCCTCCTGGACCTCAACCTGACGCAGAAGGTTGCCCGCACTGCCGGCAGTCTCGAGAATGCGACCGTGTTCGAGGTTGGCCCAGGTCCCGGCGGCCTGACGCGTGCAATCCTGGCGCTCGGCGCCAAGAAGGTGATTGCCGTCGAGCGCGATCCGCGCTGCCTGCCGGCGCTTGCCGAGATTGCCGATCACTATCCGGGCCGTCTCGAGGTCATCGAAGGTGACGCGCTGAAGACCGATTTCGAGGCTATGGCGCCTGCGGGTCCGGTCAAGATCATCGCCAACCTGCCCTATAATGTCGGCACGCAGCTTCTGGTGAACTGGCTGCTGCCGAAGCAGTGGCCGCCCTTCTGGGAGTCGCTGACGCTGATGTTCCAGAAGGAAGTCGGCGAGCGGATCGTCGCCGAACAGGACGACGATCACTACGGCCGCCTCGGCGTGCTCGCGGGCTGGCGCACTCAAGCGCATATGGCCTTCGACATTTCCCCGCAGGCCTTCACGCCGCCGCCGAAGGTGACGTCGACGGTTGTGCACCTGACGCCGCGTGAAAACCCGATCCCCTGCTCCGTGGCCAACCTGGAGCGGGTCACGCATGCCGCCTTCGGCCAGCGCCGCAAGATGCTGCGCCAGAGCCTGAAGCCGATCGGCGGCGAGGCGCTGCTGCAGAAGGCGGGTATCGATCCGCAGCGGCGGGCCGAGACGCTTTCGGTGGATGAGTTTTGTTTGCTGGCGAATAGCCTCTAG
- the pdxA gene encoding 4-hydroxythreonine-4-phosphate dehydrogenase PdxA translates to MAVPFSRPLALTQGDPAGVGPDITLTAWLRRRELGLAPFFFIGDPDVLAVRARQLDVTVPIRHADAGTAGEIFAEALPVLPIAAGVEVAAGEPHVATAAGTIAAIETAVALTHKGEALAVVTNPIAKSVLYEAGFKFPGHTEFLADLAARATGKAMTPVMMLAGPKLRAIPVTIHIPIKDVPQALTGALIVETCRIANADLIERFGIAQPRLAVAGLNPHAGESGTMGREDEDIIHPAVQQLRAEGIDAIGPLPADTMFHDEARARYDVAVCMYHDQALIPAKALGFDDSVNVTLGLPFVRTSPDHGTAFGIAGKGIAREHSLVAALKLGAQLGRNAESRR, encoded by the coding sequence ATGGCAGTCCCCTTCTCGCGGCCACTGGCGCTGACGCAGGGTGACCCGGCAGGGGTCGGCCCGGATATCACGCTGACGGCGTGGCTGCGCCGCCGCGAGCTCGGTCTTGCGCCGTTCTTCTTCATCGGCGATCCCGACGTGCTGGCCGTGCGTGCCCGTCAGCTCGATGTTACCGTGCCGATCCGCCACGCGGATGCCGGCACTGCTGGCGAAATCTTTGCCGAAGCTCTGCCGGTCCTGCCGATAGCGGCCGGCGTTGAAGTCGCTGCCGGTGAACCGCATGTGGCGACGGCCGCCGGAACGATCGCCGCGATCGAGACCGCGGTCGCGCTGACCCACAAGGGCGAAGCGCTTGCGGTCGTGACGAACCCGATCGCGAAGTCAGTGCTTTACGAGGCGGGCTTCAAATTCCCTGGACATACCGAGTTTCTTGCCGATCTCGCAGCACGCGCGACGGGTAAGGCCATGACGCCGGTCATGATGCTTGCCGGACCGAAACTGCGCGCCATTCCCGTCACCATCCATATCCCGATCAAGGACGTGCCGCAGGCGCTGACCGGCGCGCTGATCGTCGAGACCTGCCGCATTGCCAATGCCGACCTGATCGAGCGCTTTGGGATCGCCCAACCGCGCCTTGCGGTGGCCGGTCTCAATCCGCATGCGGGCGAAAGCGGCACGATGGGCCGCGAGGACGAGGACATCATCCATCCGGCCGTGCAGCAGTTGCGCGCCGAGGGCATCGATGCCATCGGCCCCCTGCCCGCCGATACGATGTTCCATGACGAGGCCCGCGCCCGCTACGACGTCGCCGTCTGCATGTATCATGACCAGGCGCTGATCCCGGCCAAGGCACTCGGCTTCGACGATTCCGTCAATGTCACGCTTGGCCTGCCCTTCGTGCGCACCTCCCCCGATCATGGCACCGCCTTCGGCATTGCCGGCAAGGGCATTGCCCGCGAGCACAGCCTCGTCGCCGCACTGAAGCTCGGCGCCCAGCTGGGCCGCAACGCCGAGAGCCGCCGCTGA
- the rpsR gene encoding 30S ribosomal protein S18 — translation MSEASSAPVRRPFHRRRKTCPFSGANAPRIDYKDVRLLQRYISERGKIVPSRITAVSQKKQRELAQAIKRARFLGLLPYVVA, via the coding sequence ATGTCTGAAGCTTCCTCCGCTCCGGTCCGCCGCCCGTTCCATCGCCGCCGCAAGACCTGCCCGTTCTCGGGCGCTAATGCTCCGCGCATCGACTACAAGGACGTCCGTCTCCTGCAGCGCTACATTTCCGAGCGCGGCAAGATCGTTCCGTCCCGTATCACGGCTGTTTCGCAGAAGAAGCAGCGCGAACTCGCTCAGGCGATCAAGCGCGCCCGCTTCCTCGGCCTGCTGCCGTACGTCGTCGCCTAA
- the gmk gene encoding guanylate kinase, with product MQPTKTSPIQIARRGLMLVISSPSGAGKSTIARTLLAQDSQIGLSVSVTTRQRRPSEVEGIHYRFVSIREFEVLRDSDSLLEWAEVHGNFYGTPRAPVEQAMSEGRDMLFDIDWQGAQQLQEKMSADVVSIFVLPPTMTELQSRLHRRAEDSEEVIAQRLANSRAEIGHWREYDYVIVNDDLEKAFDSVQSIVKAERLRRDRGHGVFDFVTKLLEETPVL from the coding sequence ATGCAACCGACGAAAACGTCGCCCATTCAGATCGCGCGCCGCGGCCTGATGCTTGTCATCTCATCGCCGTCGGGCGCCGGAAAATCGACGATTGCCCGCACGCTTCTGGCGCAGGATAGCCAGATCGGTCTGTCGGTCAGTGTCACAACGCGCCAGCGCCGCCCGAGCGAGGTCGAGGGCATCCACTATCGCTTCGTCAGCATCCGTGAATTCGAGGTGCTGCGCGATTCCGATTCGCTTCTTGAGTGGGCCGAGGTTCACGGCAATTTCTACGGAACGCCGCGCGCTCCCGTCGAACAGGCGATGAGCGAAGGACGCGACATGCTGTTCGACATCGACTGGCAGGGCGCCCAGCAGCTGCAGGAGAAGATGTCGGCTGACGTCGTCTCGATCTTCGTGCTGCCCCCGACCATGACCGAGCTGCAATCGCGCCTGCACCGTCGCGCCGAAGACTCCGAAGAAGTCATCGCCCAGCGGCTGGCCAATTCCCGCGCCGAAATCGGCCACTGGCGCGAATACGACTATGTCATCGTCAACGACGATCTCGAGAAAGCCTTCGACTCCGTTCAGTCGATCGTCAAGGCCGAGCGTCTCCGCCGAGACCGCGGCCACGGCGTCTTCGACTTCGTCACCAAGCTGCTGGAAGAAACGCCGGTTCTCTGA